Genomic DNA from Oryza sativa Japonica Group chromosome 5, ASM3414082v1:
AAAGGATCTACATTTGGGAACTTTTCTGAAAAAGGTACTGGCTGCTTCCTCCTCATGCTGCTCAGATACCTCCTTGCCTTGTCATTCCGAATCTGAAGCAGTCAAAACATGGAAAAATCAGACCTGGAATAATTTGTGCTGGAGAATTAAACATGTCAATGTTtctgataataataataagtcaTACCCTTGAAATAGCATCCATTGATGGTGTACCCAAGAGATCAGTCATCAAGTCCAATTGATGAACCACATTTTTACCAGGGAACAAAGGTTTTCCAGTCAAAATCTCCGCAAAAATGCAACCAATACTCCATGTATCTATAGCTGGTGAATACTGCAGAAAAGAATCAATTTAGTATCACCAACTTAGCATAGGAATGGAGGTAAAAATGAAGGTAGGGATAACAAAAAACAACTACAGCAGATTTTACAGGAGTACCTGCAACATTAAGCAGTGTATTTTGGCTTGTCAAAAATATGTTCCTGAACAAGCAGCCTGCTATTAATATGCTGCTACACTACTCTAAAACTAACTGACATATAATAACCAAAGAAGGACACTGACCTACGCACCAACCATGTAGAATCTCAGTCCTTAATTTTATTGCTCTTTATGTGTATGTGTGTGGCATCTCAAGGTCAATTTCAATAGATAAGAAGAAGAAATTGGAACATGTTGCTAAAATTTCTTATGCTGTAGAGCCCTATGAAAATGAAGAGCACACGAAATAATACTCTGATAAAGCAACCCACAGGTTGGGAAATTTGATTATACCTTAGAAAAGAAAGACCCACACAGCTCAGGAGCCCTGTACCATCTAGTTGCAACGTAGTCCTGTTGCATGGTGAAGCAGACAGTGAGACTTATGTTGCATGACAAATTCTTTGGTATGGAACACGACATGGCATCTAGTTTTCCATAGAGAACTTAGTGTTGAAAATAACATACCGTCCAGAAAACTGTTGTAGGAGTGTCATTAAATGCAACTCTTGCTAGTCCAAAATCACATATCTTGAGCTTACAGTTAGCATTTGCTAATATATTTTTGGGCTTTAAATCACGATGATAAACATTAGCTGCACCCACAAAGACTTCTCATCAGAACATAGATAAATACTCAATGCTCAATTGAGATATAATAAATTTAGTTACTGCAGCTAGCAGATCCAAAGACAGAATTTGAACAGGATTCATACAACAGAAGACTTTCTGAACTGAACACGACTTGATAGCTATTGAATTGAGAGCACATTTTTGGCAATTGGCACTTATGTCAAAGAAATTTCAATACAAAGAGAAGAGCTCTATATAATCTGAACCTCACAGCTATCTTGGGAAATCAATAGAATCATGGTTAACACCATACAGACAAGACAGAAGAAATGGCACTAGGAAAATTTCGACTGCTACTTCAAGAATGCACAGGACAATAAGACTAAGACTATCGCATTGCTTAATAGAAAACTGTAACTTTTTGTGCAAATGCACTACTTAGAATTGCTCATAATCCTAACTCAGAGAAGCTCCAATGTGATACCATGATAGAAGAACTTTCAGAGGGTAGGTAAGATTTCATAATATGCTTACCAGTATGGATATATTTCAATGCTCGAAGCATTTGATACAGAAAGAACTGATGATGTTCCTTCGTTAAGTCATCATTAGCCTTAATAACCTGGTGGAGGTCTGTATCCATCAGTTCGAAGACAACATAAATATCTTTGAAGTCCCTTCTAGATGGAGGTAACATTATATGTTTGATCTCGACAATATCAGGATGCCGTAAAAGCCGGAGAAGTTTGATCTCACGGAGGATCCTAGCAGCATCAGATAGATGCTCAAAGATATTGTGTATTTTCTTGATTGCTACTTTGTCACCGGTATGTTGGTCAATAGCTGAACAAACAACTCCATAACTTCCTTTACCAACGATTTCTTGAATTTTGTATCGGCTGGAGTCACCATATTCACTGAAGAAATCCATCTCTGTTGTGTTCTGGACAAAATTCAAGATTGAAAATTCAGCACTCTGTCTCAAAACACAATGGCATCCAAGAACAATTACATAATTTAGGCAATGGCATGTGAATTGGAACAAAGCACAAATTCACTGAGTTACATCTTCCCCAAGAGCTAAGCAGCTGCAACACAACTAATCACAAAACCAAGGGTTTCGCATTATCGGGATACTAAGAagctttgccaaaaaaaaaaagttaaccaATTACATACAGCTTGCAATTGAACTCCTAATAATACTCCTTGCACCAAAGACATCACAACCAAAAAggcaaaaacaaaaaccaatGAAACAGTAACCTTTGCCTAGTCTATGCTCGACGACTGGAAACCACAGACTGAAGGTCTGCAACAAGTAATTCACAGAACCGGATTACAGAAACATACAGATACACTGCAGCCTGACCAAACAAAAACTGACCTGACCTCTACTCCCGGCTCCCGCTGTGGTGAACTAATGATCGCCCTAATTCTTGACAAGTCTAATGATCAGTCTGGAAAAGATACACCTTTGGCTCAAACCTATAAGTAAAAATATacctccttttttttaagtggGCAAAGATATCTACAGTGCTATATCCCGGAAAGAAAATACAGCTTGCTTGGATTAGGATAAACTTACCCATTACCCCAAGATTTTGAACCAAACAAGAATTACCGTGTTATTACGGGCTAATAGTAGCGTTTATACAAGTCAATCAGCCTTGTAGTAGGAGACTACGTTTTAAGGAAAGAGATAAATGGCTTCTTGCAGATGCACAGGAAAGATTTCAGGAAACGCTCGCAAAGCTCAGGTAGGATAGGATATGATAGGATAGGATCTTCCTACAAGGCAAGAATCCGCTCCAAATCCGGGAGCAATTTCCTGACGCCGTTTACGCTCACGCGCAGGAGCAGGACACCAAACTTCTTCGGATCAGAACCCACAatcccccaaaaaaaacaaaaaaaaacaccaattCGTCCAGCCTATCCAAGTTCAGATGAACACGGCGACGAACCCCAAGAACCCAGAGAAACAAAACGAAGCAGCAGCGAAATCTTTAGTGTTCTCCCACGGCCACCACCCACCTTGCtccgctgctccgccgccggcgccgcccgcccaCCCGCATTTGCCTCAGGCATCGCGAGACGGCCGCCGGGGAGATCTCGCCGGGAGAAAATCCAAGCCTCGCCGCTCGAATCCGCAGCGATGTGGAGgatgaggagaaggagaagaagaagcagccgAGCCGAGTAGTGTAGCggtgcggtggtggtggtggtggtggtggtgtgttaAAAACCAAGCAGCTCTACCATCCACGGTGGGTGACGTGGCCTTTTTGGGGGAATGGACGGTCTTGCCCTTCCATGACAGTTGAGTCGAGGTGGACCTAGGGGTATTTGTAGGGGTATTTTCGGTATCCATGTGAAaatggttgctgctgctgctgccgccttgGTGGCTTTGCGTGTGAAGAAGGATCCAAGCGTCTTCCGTGACGAATAAATTTGGGATTTTCTCGTGTGATATTCGGATATTGTTGGTGTGACTAGAATAGCGTTTGTTGTATAGAAATCTTAATATGGGATTGTGTGTTTTTTTGTATGTGAAGATGGATCGAAGTGTCTATTAAGAT
This window encodes:
- the LOC4339633 gene encoding mitogen-activated protein kinase 7, coding for MPEANAGGRAAPAAEQRSKNTTEMDFFSEYGDSSRYKIQEIVGKGSYGVVCSAIDQHTGDKVAIKKIHNIFEHLSDAARILREIKLLRLLRHPDIVEIKHIMLPPSRRDFKDIYVVFELMDTDLHQVIKANDDLTKEHHQFFLYQMLRALKYIHTANVYHRDLKPKNILANANCKLKICDFGLARVAFNDTPTTVFWTDYVATRWYRAPELCGSFFSKYSPAIDTWSIGCIFAEILTGKPLFPGKNVVHQLDLMTDLLGTPSMDAISRIRNDKARRYLSSMRRKQPVPFSEKFPNVDPLALKLLQRLLAFDPKDRPTAEEALADPYFKGLAKVEREPSCQPISKMEFEFERRKVTKDDIKELIFREILEYHPQLLKDYMNGSENTSFLYPSAVDNFRRQFAILEENGGKSGALDRKHVSLPRATTVHSTSIPPNEGLDATSQVTQRIPTARPGRTVGPVLPFENPGAADPHSARRVVRNPMVPPAAANKSGYSYNLKSDYSDRQHQEELEKDRVQYRPAQHLMDAKVAPDTAPDIRSSQYYFTRSAPRTDLTDRAALQGSMLYGIAPFNGIAAVAGGYSKVGAVQYGVSRMY